The DNA region ATTCGGAGAGGCCCTGGTCAAGGCGGTCGGTTCCTCACTGACCCACCCGACGGTTCCGGCCAAGGCGGCACTGAGTCTGGCCGGCGACCTGGCCCGGACGCCGCTGGCGGCCGTGTCCCGGTGGTTGGGCAAGCCGGCGGAGCCGCCGGTTCCGGTGGATCCGAAGGACCGGCGCTTCGCCGCCCCGGCCTGGGAGTCCAACCCGGCGTACTTCTCCTTGCGTCAGGCCTACCTGGCTTCGTCGCGGTTCGCCCGCGAGATCGTCGACGGGGTCCCGCTGGACGAGGAGTCGGCCAAGAAGGCGCGCCTCGCGACGGACCTGCTGATCGACGCGCTGGCCCCGACGAACTTCCTGGGCGGCAACCCGGCGGCGCTGCAGCGGGCGTTCGACACCGGTGGCGCCAGTCTGGTCAAGGGCGCCCGGCAGTTCCTGGACGACGTGGTGAACAACAACGGCCGTCCCCGACAGGTCGATGCCAGCGACTTCGAGGTCGGCCGCAACCTGGCCTGCACCCCGGCGAAGGTCGTCTACCGCAACGAGTTGATGGAACTGCTGCAGTACGAGCCGCAGACCGAGGAGGTCCACGAGACCCCGCTGCTGTGCAGCCCGCCGTGGATCAACAAGTACTACGTGATGGACCTCGCCCCCGGGCGCAGCTTCATCGAATGGGCCGTGCAGCACGGCCGGACGGTCTTCGCCATCAGCTACCGGAACCCGTCCAAGGAGATGTCCGGGACGACGATGGACGACTACCTGATCTACGGTCCGCGCACTGCGCTGGACGTGATCCAGGAGATCACCGGGGCCGACACGATCGACATCGTCGGCCTGTGTCTCGGCGGCGCGATGACGGCGATCACCGCCGCGGTGCTCTCCCAGGAGGGCGACGATCGCATCGGTTCGCTGACCCTGCTGAACACGATGCTCGACTACTCCGAGCCGGGGGCGTTGTCGGCGTTCACCGACCGTCGGGCGGTGGCCCGGCTCGAGAAGAAGATGACCAAGGCGGGCACCCTCGAGGGCGAGACCATGGCCGGCACCTTCGACGTGCTGCGGGCCAACGACCTGATCTTCAACTACGTGGTCAGCAACTGGTTGATGGGCCAGGAGCCGCCGAAGTTCGACATCCTCGCTTGGA from Nakamurella flava includes:
- a CDS encoding PHA/PHB synthase family protein, translated to MAAPLPFPTDPTEIAERAAAVLGPESSVFEDLDSAGFGEALVKAVGSSLTHPTVPAKAALSLAGDLARTPLAAVSRWLGKPAEPPVPVDPKDRRFAAPAWESNPAYFSLRQAYLASSRFAREIVDGVPLDEESAKKARLATDLLIDALAPTNFLGGNPAALQRAFDTGGASLVKGARQFLDDVVNNNGRPRQVDASDFEVGRNLACTPAKVVYRNELMELLQYEPQTEEVHETPLLCSPPWINKYYVMDLAPGRSFIEWAVQHGRTVFAISYRNPSKEMSGTTMDDYLIYGPRTALDVIQEITGADTIDIVGLCLGGAMTAITAAVLSQEGDDRIGSLTLLNTMLDYSEPGALSAFTDRRAVARLEKKMTKAGTLEGETMAGTFDVLRANDLIFNYVVSNWLMGQEPPKFDILAWNSDSTRMPAAMHAFYLRNFYVQNKLAQGELEIGGVTVDLSVIKSPTYVVSAINDHIVPWQAAYRTVDLISGPVRFVLGSGGHIAGIVAPPNPKAWYLVGESDELPATPEEWRAAAAKQSTTWWEDWASWSSENAGALVSPPAMGSAQYPVLGEGPGEYVRS